A portion of the Blastopirellula sediminis genome contains these proteins:
- the argC gene encoding N-acetyl-gamma-glutamyl-phosphate reductase: MTIRVGILGATGYTAFELARILLRHNGAKITALTTRQDDRPHVSSVHPQLTGRLDLHLENLSLDELAERCDCIFGCLPHAASAAVVPGLLERGLKVVDLSADYRLRDVAVYEKWYGEKHPDPARLPNSVYGLPELFRDTIRGAELIANPGCYPTSATLALAPLLKNGMIQPTDILVDSKSGVSGAGRTPKLGTLYCEVNESFSAYGVGTHRHMPEIEQNLQQASGQKCSVIFTPHLVPMDRGILSTCYAKPTGPVTTAEAIAALREFYADEPFVQVIDGMPATKSVSGTNYCHLTARVVNDRIIVIAVIDNLIKGASGAAVQNFNLMYDLAETTALVD, encoded by the coding sequence ATGACCATTCGCGTTGGCATTCTTGGCGCCACTGGATACACGGCATTCGAACTTGCGCGGATCTTGCTCCGTCATAACGGCGCGAAGATTACCGCACTCACCACGCGCCAAGACGATCGCCCCCATGTTTCGTCGGTTCACCCGCAACTGACCGGGCGGCTCGACCTCCATTTGGAAAACCTCTCGCTCGACGAACTGGCCGAACGGTGCGACTGCATTTTCGGCTGCTTGCCGCACGCCGCTTCGGCCGCGGTGGTTCCCGGATTGCTGGAGCGCGGCCTGAAGGTGGTCGACCTCAGCGCCGACTATCGGCTGCGCGACGTCGCCGTTTATGAAAAATGGTACGGCGAAAAGCATCCCGATCCGGCCCGCTTGCCCAATTCGGTTTACGGCTTGCCGGAACTGTTCCGCGACACGATCCGCGGCGCCGAACTGATCGCCAATCCCGGCTGCTACCCGACTTCGGCCACGTTGGCCCTTGCGCCGCTGCTGAAGAACGGCATGATCCAGCCGACCGACATCCTGGTCGACTCGAAGAGCGGCGTCAGCGGCGCCGGACGTACGCCGAAGCTGGGAACGCTTTACTGCGAAGTGAACGAAAGCTTCTCGGCCTACGGCGTCGGCACGCATCGCCACATGCCGGAGATCGAACAAAACCTGCAGCAAGCCTCAGGGCAGAAGTGCAGCGTGATCTTCACGCCTCACCTGGTTCCGATGGATCGCGGCATTCTCAGCACCTGCTACGCGAAGCCGACCGGTCCGGTGACGACCGCCGAAGCGATCGCCGCGTTGCGTGAGTTTTACGCCGACGAACCGTTCGTCCAGGTGATCGACGGAATGCCGGCGACCAAGAGCGTGAGCGGCACCAACTATTGCCATTTAACCGCCCGCGTGGTGAACGATCGGATCATCGTGATCGCGGTGATCGACAACCTGATCAAAGGCGCCTCCGGCGCCGCGGTACAAAACTTCAATTTGATGTACGACCTGGCGGAGACGACCGCCCTGGTCGACTAA